The following DNA comes from Alienimonas californiensis.
CGCGGCGATGATGCGGCGGTCGTCGGTGATCTGGTCGCCGTCCAGCGGCACGTTGAAGTCGACCCGCATCAGCACGGCTTTGCCTTTGGGGTCGAAGTCGGCGAGCGTTTTGGGCGAGGGCATGGGAAGTCAGATGGCGGATGTGGGAAGTCGGACGGACGACGGCGAGACGCCCGGGGGGAGTGTGACCGTCGGGTCCGGCGACGCAAGGGTGCCGAACGGATCGGTATACTGCGGCCCGCCCCCGTTCGGAGCCCGCCCGTGTCGACCGCCGCCCCGCCCGTTCTCGCCCCGCCGCCCCGCGGCGCCGCCCCGGCCGCCGACGGGTTGATGACGCATGTCGAGTTCTGGCATTACGCCAATCGGCCCGAGAACGCCGACCGCAACCTGGAACTGGTGGACGGAAAGGTCGTCGAGATGTCCCGCCCCCACAAATTGCACGGCGTTCTGCTCGCGCTGATCAGCAACCTGCTGAACGACTACGCGAAGCGGGCCGGTTTCGGACAGGTCGCCGGCGGCGACAGCGGCGTGCTGATCGCCCGGGACCCGGACGTCGTTCGCGGGCCGGACGTCTGTTTCTACGCGGAGAAAACCTCATACGCCGACCTGCTGGCCGATTACGACACTCCCGGCTACGACGACGTATTGCCGGTTTTGATCGTGGAGGTGCTCTCCGCCAGCGATCGGCACGCGGACGTGGTCCGCAAGGTGACGGGCTATCTGGAGGCCGGGGTGAAGCTCGTGTGGGTGGTCGACCCGCCGGCCCGGGAGGTGACGATTTATCGCCCCGACGCCCCGCCCGCCTTCGCCGCCGGCGACGCCCCGCTGCCCGCCTCCGACGCCCTGCCCGGCTTCCAATGCCGGGCCGCCGACCTGTTTCCCGCTGAATAAACTCGCAGGAGTTTTCAATGCTCGCCCCCGCCCTGCTGCTGGTCGCCCTCACCGCCCCGCCGGACGCCCTGCCGCCGGCCGCCCGTGCGGCGCTGGACGGCCCCGCCCTGTCGGACTCCCCCGTGGAGTTCGATGGAGAGGTCGACGGGGCGTTCCACGCCGGCTTCCCGATCGCCTTCACCCTCGCCGCCCCGGGGGCGTGGCAGGAGACCGGCGATCAAAACCCGTTCACGGCCTATCACCTGACCGCGGAGTTCGCCTTCGAGACGGACGAACCATACCGCGATCCCGGCGTGCGCGTGCCCGGCTACTTCGCCGCGGACGGAAACGCCGGTCATACCGGAGCCGACGCCGGCAACAAGTGGCGGGTTCACTATCGTCCCACCCGCCCCGGCCGGCTGAACTACCAGTTGGAATTGAAGCTCGGCGACCGCGTCGTGGCCGCCGGCCGCGGAACCCTGGACGTGGAAGCGCCGCCGGACGCCCCGGCCGAGGCCCGCGACTTCCGCCGCCGCGGCGCCCTGTCGGCGTGGGACGGCCGGCTGGTCCTCGTCCCCCCGGGCGGATCGCCCGCCGGCGGGACGCCCTTCTATAAAACCGGTGCCGACAGCCCGGAGAACCTGCTCGCCTACGCCGACTTCGACGGGACCTATTCCCTCAAAAGCAAGCCCCGCCAAGGCGAATCGCACTCCGAAGCCCCCCACCGCTACGAACCGCACGTCCAGGACTGGAAGAACGGCGACCCCACCTGGGGCGACGGCAAGGGCAAGGGCCTGATCGGGGCGCTGAACTATCTCGCCTCGGCGGGCGTGAACAGCATTTATTTCCTCCCCCACAACGTCGCCGGCGACGGCCGGGACGTCTGGCCCTACGCGGATCCCGACGACCGCACCCGGTTCGACTGCTCCAAACTCGATCAGTGGGAGATCGTTTTCGGTCACTGCGACAAACTCGGCATCGCCCTGCACGTGATCCTGAGCGAAACCGAGAACGAATCCCTCTTCGAACACCGCGACGGCCCCGGCGACGGCGACGTGCCCTTCGCCGACACCCGCAAGCAGTATTACCGCGAACTGATCGCCCGGTTCGCCCATCACCCGGCGCTGGTCTGGAACCTCGGCGAGGAGAACGGCCCGCAGGAGGACGACAAACCCCTCTCCGACGGCCGCGGCAACACGAACGCCCAACGGCTCGCCTTCGCCGCGTTCATTAAAGAGACCGACCCGTACGACCACCCGATCGTCGTGCACACCTACCCCGGCAAGCAGGACGCCGTTTATAAACCGCTGCTGGGTTCCCCGCACTTCGACGGCGTCAGCCTGCAACTCAGCCCGATGTCGAAGGCCCGGGAGGAGACGTTGAAGTGGGTCGAACAGAGCGCCGCGGCGGGGCGCCCGTGGTTCGTCTGCCTGGACGAGGTCGGCCCCGCCAACGCCGGCGTGCTGCCGGACGACGCCGACGGGGCCGAGGAGAACCATCTTGCAGTCCGCCGCGCCCTGTGGGCGAACCTGCTCTCCGGCGGCAGCGGGGCGGAGTGGTACTTTGGCTATAAATATGCCCACAACGATTTAAACCTCGAAGACTTCCGCAGCCGGGCGAACGTCTGGCGGTTCTCCAAGATCGCCCGCGAGTTCGCGGAGCGGGAGGGGCTGCACCTCTACGAACCGGGCCCGGAGGTGAGCGGGGCGAAGGGCGCCGTCGCCGCGACCCGCCCCGCCGGCGCCGGCCGCCCGGCGACGACGCTGCTGTACTTCCCCGCCGGCGCCACACCGCGGCTCACGCTCCCGAAGGGGCCGCTGACGATCCGGTGGTTCGATCCGGAAACCGGCGGCGAGTGGCAGCGAGGCCGCAGCGATTCGATCTTCGGCGACGCCACGATCGGCATCGGCGACGCCCCCGACGACGCCCGCGACTGGGTGGCGAAGATCGGCGGGTGAACGGAGACCAACCTGCCCAACGCCAAAGAGAGCAAGCCGAACCTTTGGCTTCGCTGTCTCACACCAAAGGAACCTTTGGCGTCGCGGCCTGATAGCAAAAATTCGGGCTCGCAGCTTATGCTTCGCTCTCCGTCCGCCTGACGCCCCCCCGCAAACGATGCCGGCTGCACAGACTTCGATCCGGGCCGGTGTGTTCCTGCCGCAGCCGACCGGGTACCGGGCGTTCATCCCGCAGCCGTTGCCGCCGGACGACCCGCCACTGGAGGTCGACGGGGAGATGCAGGTCTTGCAGGAGCGCGCCGCCACCGCGCTGGGCCGGCTCGACGCCCAGGCGGGGCACCTCCCGAATCCGGATCGCTTCGTCGCGGCGTTCGTTCGGAAGGAGGCGGTGCTCAGTTCACAGATCGAGGGCACGCAGGCGTCGCTGGACGATCTGCTGGAATACGAATCCGCCCCCGCGAGAGTCCCGGCGGGCGACGCGACGGACGTGGTGCGATACGTGGCGGCGATGAACCATGGCTTGGAGCGACTCGCCGGCGGCTTCCCGCTGACGTTGCGACTGATCCGCGAGATGCACGCCGTGCTGCTGGCCGAGGGCCGCGGCAGTGAGAAGACGCCGGGCGAGTTCCGGCGGTCGCAGAACTGGATCGGCGACGCCGGCTGCACGCTCAACGAGGCCCGGTACGTTCCGCCGCCGCCGGCCGAGATGCACGACGCCCTCGGCAACTTAGAGAGGTTCTTGCACACCCCTGACCCCGTTCCGCTGCTAATCCGCTGTGCATTGGCGCACGCGCAATTCGAGACGATCCACCCGTTCCTCGACGGCAACGGCCGGACCGGCCGGCTGCTGATCACCTTTCAATTGTGTCACGCCGGCGTATTGTCCCGCCCGCTGCTCTATCTCAGCCTGTTCTTCAAAACGCACCGGGCGGAGTATTACCGACGCCTCAACGACGTGCGATTCGCCGGCGACTGGGAAGGTTGGGTGAAGTTCTTCCTGCGGGGCGTGGCGGACGTGGCGCGACGAGCCACGGAGACGGCCCAGGCCATCCTGGCGTTGCGGACCGAGGACGACGCTGCCGTCCGGGCGGCGATGCCGCGGTCCGCCGCCAACGGACTGCGGGCGCTGGAACTGGCGTTCGATCGGCCCTACCTCACCGCCCGGGCGGTTCAGGAGGAAACGGGGTTCTCCCAGCCGACCGCCAAGAGCTTGTTGGATCGCCTGGCGGAAGCCGGCGTGCTCGAGGACCGACCGGCTCGCTCCCGCGGCCGCGTTTACGTCTACGAACGCTACCTCGCCCTGCTGCGAGAGGGCACCGAGCCGTTGCCGAACTGAGCGGCGACCGCCGGCCAAGCGCCCCGCCCCCGCGGCGGCGTTTCTTCCCCATGAACGAACCGACCCGCGCCGACCGCCTTGCCGGGTGTTTGTTGGGGACGGCGGTCGGGGATGCGTTAGGATTGCCGCGGGAGAACCTTTCGCCGCGAAGGGCTGCAAAACTGTTCCCCGGGCCGGTACGGCATGGGCTGGTTCCCGCTGTGCGCTCCGTCGGGGGGAGCCGCTGGCGGGGGATGGTCTCGGACGACACGGAGCACACCCTCCTCTCCGCCCTCGCCCTCATTGAAGAACCGGCCGACCCGGCCCGCTCCGCACGGGCGCTCGCCCGCCGCTTGAAGTGGTGGCTGGCCGGCGGACCGGCCGGGGCGGGAAAAGCCACATTGAAAGCCTGTGGAAAACTTTGCTGCGGCGTGCCGCCGAGCTGCAGCGGGGTGAACAGCGCCGGCAACGGGCCGACGATGCGGGCGGCGATCCTAGGGGCGTTCTTCGCCGACGACCCCGACCGCCGCCGGGCGTTCGCCGAGGTCTCCGCCCGCATTACGCACACCGACCCACGGGCCGTCGCCGGGGCGCAGACGATCGCCCACGCCGCCGCCCTCGCCGTTTGTCCTTCACCGCGTCAAAGCCCCGCCGCGACGCTGGCGGCGTTGATTGAAGAAACGACCGAACCGGCGCTGCAAATCGTACTGGAAACGGTCGCTGCGGCGTTGGCCCGTGGGGAGGACGGCCGGGCACTGGCCGAGGCGTCAGGGTGGCCGCGGGGCGGCCCGAGCGGGTTCGTGCTGCACACCGTCCCGGCGGCCCTGTGGGCGTGGCTGGCCGGAGAGCCCGCGGAGACCGCCGACGACGTCCGCGGCGGAATTGAACGGGCGTTGAGCCTCGGCGGCGACGCCGACAGCACGGCGGCGATCGTCGGCGGGCTGGCGGGGTGTGCGGGGGGAACGGCGGCGATCCCGGCCGACTGGCGGGAGGGCCTGTGGGAATGGCCCCGCGGCGCCGAGTGGATGCGTCGCTGTGCGGCGGAACTGGCGTCCGCCGCGGACGCCTCCGCCGAAAGGCGGGCGGCGGCGTTAGGCGAGTTGCGGGTTCCGCCCGGGGCCGTGCCGGCGCGCAACGCGGCGTTTCTGGTCGTCGTGCTCGCCCACGCGCTCCGGCGGCTCGGGCCGCCTTGGTGAACCGGAGCGCCGCGGCGGATCGGAGAAGCGGGGGGGGGGGGGGGGGGAGGGGGGGGGCGGGCGTCGTCCCTTTCCGCCTTCAACCTGTCCCCTTCCACGTCGCCGCCCGTGGCCGATTCCGTCGACCCTGCCGTGCGGAGCGCCATCATGCNNNNNNNNNNGGGGGGGGGGGGGGGGGGGGGGGGGGGGGGGGGGGAAGATTTTTTGCCGGTCCGCGACACCGGCGCCGCGTGTGCGGTGTTTCAAGAGCAGACCCGCCCCCGCGAGTCGGTCCCGCCGCGAGAGGCGAGACCGGGCTTGAACGGGGGCCTCCGATTCCCCTCTCTGTGCGTTCGCCCCCGATGTTCCTCATCCCCCGTCGTCGTTCCCTCGTCGCCGCGGCCGCCGCGGCGTTGACCCTCCCCCTGGCCTGCGCGACGCCGGCCTCCGCCCAGGACGAGCCGGAGCGTCCCTCCGCCGAGGGCGAACGCCCCCGCGGCGATCGCGGCGAGCGTC
Coding sequences within:
- a CDS encoding Uma2 family endonuclease is translated as MSTAAPPVLAPPPRGAAPAADGLMTHVEFWHYANRPENADRNLELVDGKVVEMSRPHKLHGVLLALISNLLNDYAKRAGFGQVAGGDSGVLIARDPDVVRGPDVCFYAEKTSYADLLADYDTPGYDDVLPVLIVEVLSASDRHADVVRKVTGYLEAGVKLVWVVDPPAREVTIYRPDAPPAFAAGDAPLPASDALPGFQCRAADLFPAE
- a CDS encoding DUF5060 domain-containing protein translates to MLAPALLLVALTAPPDALPPAARAALDGPALSDSPVEFDGEVDGAFHAGFPIAFTLAAPGAWQETGDQNPFTAYHLTAEFAFETDEPYRDPGVRVPGYFAADGNAGHTGADAGNKWRVHYRPTRPGRLNYQLELKLGDRVVAAGRGTLDVEAPPDAPAEARDFRRRGALSAWDGRLVLVPPGGSPAGGTPFYKTGADSPENLLAYADFDGTYSLKSKPRQGESHSEAPHRYEPHVQDWKNGDPTWGDGKGKGLIGALNYLASAGVNSIYFLPHNVAGDGRDVWPYADPDDRTRFDCSKLDQWEIVFGHCDKLGIALHVILSETENESLFEHRDGPGDGDVPFADTRKQYYRELIARFAHHPALVWNLGEENGPQEDDKPLSDGRGNTNAQRLAFAAFIKETDPYDHPIVVHTYPGKQDAVYKPLLGSPHFDGVSLQLSPMSKAREETLKWVEQSAAAGRPWFVCLDEVGPANAGVLPDDADGAEENHLAVRRALWANLLSGGSGAEWYFGYKYAHNDLNLEDFRSRANVWRFSKIAREFAEREGLHLYEPGPEVSGAKGAVAATRPAGAGRPATTLLYFPAGATPRLTLPKGPLTIRWFDPETGGEWQRGRSDSIFGDATIGIGDAPDDARDWVAKIGG
- a CDS encoding Fic family protein, coding for MFLPQPTGYRAFIPQPLPPDDPPLEVDGEMQVLQERAATALGRLDAQAGHLPNPDRFVAAFVRKEAVLSSQIEGTQASLDDLLEYESAPARVPAGDATDVVRYVAAMNHGLERLAGGFPLTLRLIREMHAVLLAEGRGSEKTPGEFRRSQNWIGDAGCTLNEARYVPPPPAEMHDALGNLERFLHTPDPVPLLIRCALAHAQFETIHPFLDGNGRTGRLLITFQLCHAGVLSRPLLYLSLFFKTHRAEYYRRLNDVRFAGDWEGWVKFFLRGVADVARRATETAQAILALRTEDDAAVRAAMPRSAANGLRALELAFDRPYLTARAVQEETGFSQPTAKSLLDRLAEAGVLEDRPARSRGRVYVYERYLALLREGTEPLPN
- a CDS encoding ADP-ribosylglycohydrolase family protein, with translation MNEPTRADRLAGCLLGTAVGDALGLPRENLSPRRAAKLFPGPVRHGLVPAVRSVGGSRWRGMVSDDTEHTLLSALALIEEPADPARSARALARRLKWWLAGGPAGAGKATLKACGKLCCGVPPSCSGVNSAGNGPTMRAAILGAFFADDPDRRRAFAEVSARITHTDPRAVAGAQTIAHAAALAVCPSPRQSPAATLAALIEETTEPALQIVLETVAAALARGEDGRALAEASGWPRGGPSGFVLHTVPAALWAWLAGEPAETADDVRGGIERALSLGGDADSTAAIVGGLAGCAGGTAAIPADWREGLWEWPRGAEWMRRCAAELASAADASAERRAAALGELRVPPGAVPARNAAFLVVVLAHALRRLGPPW